One stretch of Nycticebus coucang isolate mNycCou1 chromosome 7, mNycCou1.pri, whole genome shotgun sequence DNA includes these proteins:
- the DNAJB2 gene encoding dnaJ homolog subfamily B member 2 isoform X3: MASYYEILDVPRSASADDIKKAYRKKALQWHPDKNPDNKEFAEKKFKEVAEAYEVLSDKHKREIYDRYGREGLTGAGTGPSRAEAGSGGPGFTFTFRSPEEVFREFFGSGDPFAELFDFSSSSFSFSPGAGAFRSVSTSTTFVQGHRITTRRIMENGQERVEVEEDGQLKSITINGVPDDLALGLELSRREQQQSVTSRSSSTQVQQTPVTQPSDNDFSEEDEDLQLAMAYSLSEMEAAGKKPAGGREAQQRQQGRPKAQNQDLGMGGTHEGARGEAAKHSPSPEEKASRCLIL; this comes from the exons ATGGCATCCTACTACGAAATCCTAGACGTGCCGCGAAGTGCGTCCGCTGATGACATCAAGAAGGC GTATCGGAAGAAGGCGCTTCAGTGGCACCCAGACAAGAACCCAGATAATAAAGAGTTTGCTGAGAAGAAATTTAAGGAAGTGGCCGAGGCATATGAAGTGCTATCCGACA AGCATAAGCGGGAAATCTATGACCGCTATGGCCGGGAAGGGCTGACAGGAGCAG GAACTGGCCCATCTCGGGCAGAAGCTGGCAGTGGTGGGCCTGGCTTCACCTTTACCTTCCGCAGCCCTGAAGAGGTCTTCCGGGAGTTCTTCGGTAGTGGAGACCCTTTTGCAGAGCTGTTTG ATTTCTCCTCCTCATCATTCTCCTTCAGTCCTGGGGCTGGTGCTTTTCGTTCTGTTTCTACATCTACCACCTTTGTCCAAGGACACCGCATCACGACACGCAG AATCATGGAGAACGGGCAGGAGCGGGTGGAAGTAGAGGAGGATGGGCAGCTGAAGTCAATCACAATCAATG GTGTCCCGGATGACCTGGCATTGGGCTTGGAGCTGAGTCGTCGTGAGCAGCAACAGTCAGTCACCTCCAGGTCTAGCAGTACTCAGGTCCAGCAGACACCTGTTACACAGCCTTCTGACAATGACTTCTCTGAGGAGGATGAGGACCTGCAGCTTGCCATGGCCTACAGCCTGTCAGAGATGGAGGCAGCTGGGAAGAAACCGGCAGGTGGGCGGGAGGCACAGCAACGACAGCAGGGGCGGCCCAAGGCCCAGAACCAGGATCTGGGAATGGGGGGGACCCATGAGGGCGCAAGGGGTGAGGCAGCCAAACACAGCCCATCCCCAGAGGAAAAGGCCTCCCGATGCCTCATCCTCTGA
- the DNAJB2 gene encoding dnaJ homolog subfamily B member 2 isoform X4 translates to MASYYEILDVPRSASADDIKKAYRKKALQWHPDKNPDNKEFAEKKFKEVAEAYEVLSDKHKREIYDRYGREGLTGAGTGPSRAEAGSGGPGFTFTFRSPEEVFREFFGSGDPFAELFDDLGPFSELQNRGARPSGPFFSFSSSFPGHSDFSSSSFSFSPGAGAFRSVSTSTTFVQGHRITTRRIMENGQERVEVEEDGQLKSITINGVPDDLALGLELSRREQQQSVTSRSSSTQVQQTPVTQPSDNDFSEEDEDLQLAMAYSLSEMEAAGKKPADVF, encoded by the exons ATGGCATCCTACTACGAAATCCTAGACGTGCCGCGAAGTGCGTCCGCTGATGACATCAAGAAGGC GTATCGGAAGAAGGCGCTTCAGTGGCACCCAGACAAGAACCCAGATAATAAAGAGTTTGCTGAGAAGAAATTTAAGGAAGTGGCCGAGGCATATGAAGTGCTATCCGACA AGCATAAGCGGGAAATCTATGACCGCTATGGCCGGGAAGGGCTGACAGGAGCAG GAACTGGCCCATCTCGGGCAGAAGCTGGCAGTGGTGGGCCTGGCTTCACCTTTACCTTCCGCAGCCCTGAAGAGGTCTTCCGGGAGTTCTTCGGTAGTGGAGACCCTTTTGCAGAGCTGTTTG ATGACCTTGGTCCCTTCTCGGAGCTTCAGAACCGGGGTGCCCGACCCTCTGGTCCTTTTTTtagcttctcttcctccttccctgggcACTCTG ATTTCTCCTCCTCATCATTCTCCTTCAGTCCTGGGGCTGGTGCTTTTCGTTCTGTTTCTACATCTACCACCTTTGTCCAAGGACACCGCATCACGACACGCAG AATCATGGAGAACGGGCAGGAGCGGGTGGAAGTAGAGGAGGATGGGCAGCTGAAGTCAATCACAATCAATG GTGTCCCGGATGACCTGGCATTGGGCTTGGAGCTGAGTCGTCGTGAGCAGCAACAGTCAGTCACCTCCAGGTCTAGCAGTACTCAGGTCCAGCAGACACCTGTTACACAGCCTTCTGACAATGACTTCTCTGAGGAGGATGAGGACCTGCAGCTTGCCATGGCCTACAGCCTGTCAGAGATGGAGGCAGCTGGGAAGAAACCGGCAG
- the STK16 gene encoding serine/threonine-protein kinase 16: MGHALCVCSRGTVIIDNKRYLFIQKLGEGGFSYVDLVEGLHDGHFYALKRILCHEQQDREEAQREADMHRLFHHPNILRLVAYCLKERGTKHEAWLLLPFFKRGTLWNEIERLKDKGNFLTEDQILQLLLGICRGLEAIHAKGFAHRDLKPTNILLGDEGQPVLMDLGSMNQACIHVEGSHQALTLQDWAAQRCTISYRAPELFSVQSHCVIDERTDVWSLGCVLYAMMFGEGPYDMVFQKGDSVALAVQNQLSIPESPRHSSAVRQLLASMMTVDPQQRPHIPVLITQLEALQPSAPGQHTTQI, translated from the exons ATGGGGCACGCGCTGTGTGTCTGCTCTAGGGGAACTGTCATCATTGACAATAAGCGCTACCTCTTCATCCAGAAACTAGGGGAGGG TGGGTTCAGCTATGTGGACCTAGTGGAGGGGTTACATGATGGACACTTCTACGCCCTGAAGCGAATCCTGTGTCACGAGCAGCAGGACCGGGAGGAGGCCCAGCGAGAAGCAGACATGCATCGCCTCTTCCATCACCCCAACATCCTTCGTCTCGTGGCTTACTGTCTGAAGGAGCGGGGTACTAAGCATGAGGCCTGGCTGCTGCTACCTTTCTTCAAG AGAGGTACGCTATGGAATGAGATAGAAAGGCTGAAGGACAAAGGCAACTTCCTGACTGAGGACCAAATTCTTCAACTGCTGCTGGGTATCTGCAGGGGTCTTGAGGCCATTCATGCCAAGGGTTTTGCCCACAG GGACCTGAAGCCCACCAATATCTTGCTTGGAGATGAGGGGCAGCCAGTTTTAATGGACCTGGGTTCCATGAATCAAGCATGCATCCATGTGGAGGGCTCTCACCAGGCCCTGACCCTGCAA GACTGGGCGGCCCAGCGATGCACCATCTCCTACCGAGCTCCAGAGCTCTTCTCTGTGCAGAGTCATTGTGTCATCGATGAGCGAACTGATGTCTGG TCCCTAGGCTGTGTGCTGTATGCCATGATGTTTGGGGAAGGCCCTTATGACATGGTATTCCAGAAGGGTGACAGTGTGGCCCTTGCTGTGCAGAACCAACTCAGCATCCCGGAAAGCCCCAG GCATTCTTCAGCAGTGCGACAGCTGCTGGCCTCAATGATGACTGTGGACCCCCAGCAGCGCCCTCACATTCCTGTCCTCATCACTCAATTGGAGGCACTGCAGCCCTCAGCTCCTGGCCAGCACACTACCCAAATCTGA
- the DNAJB2 gene encoding dnaJ homolog subfamily B member 2 isoform X1 translates to MASYYEILDVPRSASADDIKKAYRKKALQWHPDKNPDNKEFAEKKFKEVAEAYEVLSDKHKREIYDRYGREGLTGAGTGPSRAEAGSGGPGFTFTFRSPEEVFREFFGSGDPFAELFDDLGPFSELQNRGARPSGPFFSFSSSFPGHSDFSSSSFSFSPGAGAFRSVSTSTTFVQGHRITTRRIMENGQERVEVEEDGQLKSITINGVPDDLALGLELSRREQQQSVTSRSSSTQVQQTPVTQPSDNDFSEEDEDLQLAMAYSLSEMEAAGKKPAGGREAQQRQQGRPKAQNQDLGMGGTHEGARGEAAKHSPSPEEKASRCLIL, encoded by the exons ATGGCATCCTACTACGAAATCCTAGACGTGCCGCGAAGTGCGTCCGCTGATGACATCAAGAAGGC GTATCGGAAGAAGGCGCTTCAGTGGCACCCAGACAAGAACCCAGATAATAAAGAGTTTGCTGAGAAGAAATTTAAGGAAGTGGCCGAGGCATATGAAGTGCTATCCGACA AGCATAAGCGGGAAATCTATGACCGCTATGGCCGGGAAGGGCTGACAGGAGCAG GAACTGGCCCATCTCGGGCAGAAGCTGGCAGTGGTGGGCCTGGCTTCACCTTTACCTTCCGCAGCCCTGAAGAGGTCTTCCGGGAGTTCTTCGGTAGTGGAGACCCTTTTGCAGAGCTGTTTG ATGACCTTGGTCCCTTCTCGGAGCTTCAGAACCGGGGTGCCCGACCCTCTGGTCCTTTTTTtagcttctcttcctccttccctgggcACTCTG ATTTCTCCTCCTCATCATTCTCCTTCAGTCCTGGGGCTGGTGCTTTTCGTTCTGTTTCTACATCTACCACCTTTGTCCAAGGACACCGCATCACGACACGCAG AATCATGGAGAACGGGCAGGAGCGGGTGGAAGTAGAGGAGGATGGGCAGCTGAAGTCAATCACAATCAATG GTGTCCCGGATGACCTGGCATTGGGCTTGGAGCTGAGTCGTCGTGAGCAGCAACAGTCAGTCACCTCCAGGTCTAGCAGTACTCAGGTCCAGCAGACACCTGTTACACAGCCTTCTGACAATGACTTCTCTGAGGAGGATGAGGACCTGCAGCTTGCCATGGCCTACAGCCTGTCAGAGATGGAGGCAGCTGGGAAGAAACCGGCAGGTGGGCGGGAGGCACAGCAACGACAGCAGGGGCGGCCCAAGGCCCAGAACCAGGATCTGGGAATGGGGGGGACCCATGAGGGCGCAAGGGGTGAGGCAGCCAAACACAGCCCATCCCCAGAGGAAAAGGCCTCCCGATGCCTCATCCTCTGA
- the DNAJB2 gene encoding dnaJ homolog subfamily B member 2 isoform X2 codes for MASYYEILDVPRSASADDIKKAYRKKALQWHPDKNPDNKEFAEKKFKEVAEAYEVLSDKHKREIYDRYGREGLTGAGTGPSRAEAGSGGPGFTFTFRSPEEVFREFFGSGDPFAELFDDLGPFSELQNRGARPSGPFFSFSSSFPGHSDFSSSSFSFSPGAGAFRSVSTSTTFVQGHRITTRRIMENGQERVEVEEDGQLKSITINGVPDDLALGLELSRREQQQSVTSRSSSTQVQQTPVTQPSDNDFSEEDEDLQLAMAYSLSEMEAAGKKPAAAQGRRKEGQRKESELEAKNQT; via the exons ATGGCATCCTACTACGAAATCCTAGACGTGCCGCGAAGTGCGTCCGCTGATGACATCAAGAAGGC GTATCGGAAGAAGGCGCTTCAGTGGCACCCAGACAAGAACCCAGATAATAAAGAGTTTGCTGAGAAGAAATTTAAGGAAGTGGCCGAGGCATATGAAGTGCTATCCGACA AGCATAAGCGGGAAATCTATGACCGCTATGGCCGGGAAGGGCTGACAGGAGCAG GAACTGGCCCATCTCGGGCAGAAGCTGGCAGTGGTGGGCCTGGCTTCACCTTTACCTTCCGCAGCCCTGAAGAGGTCTTCCGGGAGTTCTTCGGTAGTGGAGACCCTTTTGCAGAGCTGTTTG ATGACCTTGGTCCCTTCTCGGAGCTTCAGAACCGGGGTGCCCGACCCTCTGGTCCTTTTTTtagcttctcttcctccttccctgggcACTCTG ATTTCTCCTCCTCATCATTCTCCTTCAGTCCTGGGGCTGGTGCTTTTCGTTCTGTTTCTACATCTACCACCTTTGTCCAAGGACACCGCATCACGACACGCAG AATCATGGAGAACGGGCAGGAGCGGGTGGAAGTAGAGGAGGATGGGCAGCTGAAGTCAATCACAATCAATG GTGTCCCGGATGACCTGGCATTGGGCTTGGAGCTGAGTCGTCGTGAGCAGCAACAGTCAGTCACCTCCAGGTCTAGCAGTACTCAGGTCCAGCAGACACCTGTTACACAGCCTTCTGACAATGACTTCTCTGAGGAGGATGAGGACCTGCAGCTTGCCATGGCCTACAGCCTGTCAGAGATGGAGGCAGCTGGGAAGAAACCGGCAG
- the LOC128589995 gene encoding tubulin alpha-4A chain: MRECISVHVGQAGVQMGNACWELYCLEHGIQPDGQMPSDKTIGGGDDSFTTFFCETGAGKHVPRAVFVDLEPTVIDEIRNGSYRQLFHPEQLITGKEDAANNYARGHYTIGKEIIDPVLDRIRKLSDQCTGLQGFLVFHSFGGGTGSGFTSLLMERLSVDYGKKSKLEFSIYPAPQVSTAVVEPYNSILTTHTTLEHSDCAFMVDNEAIYDICRRNLDIERPTYTNLNRLISQIVSSITASLRFDGALNVDLTEFQTNLVPYPRIHFPLATYAPVISAEKAYHEQLSVAEITNACFEPANQMVKCDPRHGKYMACCLLYRGDVVPKDVNAAIAAIKTKRSIQFVDWCPTGFKVGINYQPPTVVPGGDLAKVQRAVCMLSNTTAIAEAWARLDHKFDLMYAKRAFVHWYVGEGMEEGEFSEAREDMAALEKDYEEVGIDSYEDEDEGEE; the protein is encoded by the exons ATG CGTGAATGCATCTCAGTCCATGTGGGGCAGGCAGGTGTCCAGATGGGCAATGCCTGCTGGGAGCTCTACTGTCTGGAACATGGGATTCAGCCTGATGGGCAGATGCCCAGTGACAAAACCATTGGTGGAGGGGATGACTCCTTTACTACCTTCTTCTGTGAAACTGGTGCTGGAAAACATGTGCCCCGAGCAGTTTTTGTGGATTTGGAACCTACTGTAATTG ATGAGATCCGAAATGGCTCATACAGACAGCTTTTCCACCCAGAGCAGCTCATCACTGGGAAAGAGGATGCTGCTAACAACTATGCCCGTGGTCACTATACCATTGGCAAAGAGATCATTGACCCGGTACTGGACCGGATCCGCAAGCTG TCTGACCAGTGCACAGGACTTCAGGGATTCTTGGTGTTTCACAGCTTTGGAGGGGGCACTGGCTCTGGCTTCACCTCACTCCTCATGGAGAGGCTCTCTGTTGACTACGGCAAGAAATCCAAGCTAGAATTTTCCATCTACCCAGCCCCCCAGGTTTCCACAGCCGTGGTCGAGCCCTACAACTCCATCCTGACCACCCACACCACCCTGGAGCACTCAGACTGTGCCTTCATGGTGGACaatgaagctatttatgacatcTGCCGCCGCAACCTGGATATCGAGCGCCCTACCTACACAAACCTCAACCGCCTCATCAGCCAGATCGTCTCCTCCATCACAGCATCCTTGCGCTTTGACGGGGCCCTCAACGTAGACCTGacagagttccagaccaacctggtGCCCTACCCCCGTATCCACTTCCCCCTGGCCACCTACGCGCCTGTCATCTCTGCAGAGAAGGCCTACCACGAGCAGCTGTCTGTGGCTGAGATCACCAATGCCTGCTTTGAGCCTGCCAACCAGATGGTGAAGTGTGACCCTCGGCACGGCAAGTACATGGCCTGCTGCCTGCTGTACCGTGGGGATGTGGTGCCCAAGGATGTCAATGCTGCCATTGCTGCCATCAAGACCAAGCGCAGCATTCAGTTTGTGGACTGGTGCCCCACAGGCTTCAAGGTTGGAATCAACTACCAGCCTCCCACTGTGGTGCCGGGGGGTGACCTGGCCAAGGTGCAGCGCGCTGTGTGCATGCTGAGCAATACAACCGCCATCGCCGAGGCCTGGGCCCGCCTGGACCACAAGTTCGACCTGATGTATGCCAAGAGGGCTTTTGTGCACTGGTATGTGGGTGAGGGCATGGAGGAAGGGGAGTTCTCTGAGGCCCGGGAGGATATGGCTGCCCTGGAGAAGGATTATGAGGAAGTGGGCATCGATTCCtatgaggatgaggatgagggAGAAGAATAA